AGTGCTGATGTGTTCAATGCGATGCGCGCCACCGTCAACGCAGACCGTGCCCGCGACCATCTGGATGCCCACGGCCGCAACGAGACCGTTGTCGGCAACGACGTGCGCGCCGAAGACGTTGTGCGCTATGCGACAGTCGGCGGGGCGCACGCACTCGGGCTGGACGACACCGTCGGCACGCTGACCGTCGGCAAGAAGGCCGACATCGTGTTGATCAAGAACGACGAGTCACCGACGATGACCCCGATCCTCAACCCGTATGCGCACATCGTCTTTCAGGCCGGACGCGGCGATGTGCACACCGTGGTCGTGAATGGTCGGGTCGTCAAGTACGACGGACACCGCCTCGCGGGAAATCTGGCGCAGGCGAAGGATGCCGTCGCCGACACCGTCGACTACCTGCGTTCCTCGATGGGCGAGGAAGCGTGGGCAGAGGGCATGACGCCGGAGCTTCCTCCGGCCGAACTCATTCCGAACCCGTACAGCTACACGGAGTGGGACGGCGGGGATCGCCTCGTTCGCGCGGAGGAGTAGGCGGACACGCATCGGTACTCGCGCCGACCTGTCAGGACACCGATGCCGGGGCGCGACGCCCGCTGATCCCAGCACGCGTTCGTACCGCCGAGATCACCCGGCACACGACGTAGATCAGGAACGAGATCGTCGTGACGTACGGGCTGATCGGGATCGATCCACCGAGCGCCAGCAGGATGCCGCCGACCATCGATGTCATTGCGAAGATCACGCTGAGCACGGGCACGAGCACCGGTGACGAAGAGACCCGTAGCGCCGCCGCCGCCGGCGTGACCAGAATGGCGAGCACGAGCAGAGCACCGACGATCTGCACGGAGACCGCGACCGCAAGGCCGAGCAAAAGCATGAACACGATCGACAGCGTGCGAACGGGAACGCCGCGCGCGGCCGCGACATCGGCATCCACGCTGGAGAAAAGCAGCGGCCGCCACACGACGAGCAGACCGGCGAGCACGATCGCGGAGATGACGACCAGGGCACCCAGCTGCGGATTGTCGACGGCGACGATCTGCCCGGTCAGCAGCCCGAACTTGTTCGCAGAGCGCCCCTGGTACAGGGCCAGGCACAGGATTCCCAGGCCGAGACCGAACGGCATCAGCACGGCCGTGATCGAGTTGCGATCACGTGCTCGCGAACCGAGCACGCCGATGACGAGTGCTGCGATCACCGAGCCGATCACCGAGCCCTGCACTACGCCGATACCGAACAGCAGACCGGCGGATGCCCCCGCGAACGACAGTTCGCTGATCCCGTGCACTGCAAATGCCATGTCCCTGGACATCACGAAAACGCCGATCAACCCTCCGACCAGCCCGAGGATGGCACCGGCCAGGATCGAGTTCATCAGCAGTAGCACCAACTCGCCGTAGTCGGTGAAGTTGAACAGTTGCGACCACAGGTCGTCAGCCGCGGCCGCTGCGTGCGCCAGCCCGACGGTCAATCCGGTCACAGCGGCCGCACCTCTACGTGGTGGCTGACATGTTCGGGGTCGTATGGAGCGTCATGGTGCTCATCGTGGTGCCCCGCGCCCGCGTCGGCCGTTCCGATCACGATCACACGCCCGTGGGTGCGAACCACCTCGACCGGGGATCCGTACAAC
The Rathayibacter sp. SW19 DNA segment above includes these coding regions:
- a CDS encoding metal ABC transporter permease, encoding MNSILAGAILGLVGGLIGVFVMSRDMAFAVHGISELSFAGASAGLLFGIGVVQGSVIGSVIAALVIGVLGSRARDRNSITAVLMPFGLGLGILCLALYQGRSANKFGLLTGQIVAVDNPQLGALVVISAIVLAGLLVVWRPLLFSSVDADVAAARGVPVRTLSIVFMLLLGLAVAVSVQIVGALLVLAILVTPAAAALRVSSSPVLVPVLSVIFAMTSMVGGILLALGGSIPISPYVTTISFLIYVVCRVISAVRTRAGISGRRAPASVS